The proteins below come from a single Nocardioides eburneiflavus genomic window:
- a CDS encoding Insertion element protein, producing MSERAVPFHCPWCGDENLFPREGAGAWECRSCLRSFTVQMTGMIPHPGNGGGTP from the coding sequence ATGTCCGAACGTGCGGTGCCCTTCCACTGCCCCTGGTGCGGGGACGAGAACCTCTTCCCGCGCGAGGGTGCGGGCGCCTGGGAGTGCCGCTCGTGCCTGCGCAGCTTCACCGTCCAGATGACCGGCATGATCCCGCACCCCGGCAACGGAGGAGGCACACCATGA
- a CDS encoding phosphoadenylyl-sulfate reductase — translation MSLSTRAARDFKGTHTAGRTPEELRELVSHVGAELELAPAEVIIEWAVATFGDRFAITSSMGDAVLAHLASKVAPGIDVVFLDTGYHFVETIGTRDAVEATLPVTLRTVTPAQTVAEQDAQYGKDLYKTDPDLCCALRKVKPLADTLAEYDAWATGLRRAETHNRVIAPVVGWDARKGKVKVSPLARWSDEQVERYIQDNGVLVNPLVHDGYPSIGCWPCTRRVAPGDDPRSGRWAGTTKTECGIHA, via the coding sequence ATGAGTCTCTCGACCCGAGCCGCACGCGACTTCAAGGGCACCCACACCGCGGGACGTACGCCCGAGGAGCTGCGCGAGCTCGTCTCCCACGTGGGCGCCGAGCTCGAGCTCGCTCCCGCCGAGGTCATCATCGAGTGGGCCGTCGCGACCTTCGGCGACCGGTTCGCGATCACCTCGTCGATGGGCGACGCCGTGCTGGCGCACCTCGCCTCCAAGGTCGCGCCGGGCATCGACGTGGTCTTCCTCGACACCGGCTACCACTTCGTCGAGACCATCGGCACGCGTGACGCCGTCGAGGCGACCCTGCCGGTCACCCTGCGCACCGTCACCCCGGCACAGACGGTCGCCGAGCAGGACGCGCAGTACGGCAAGGACCTCTACAAGACCGATCCCGACCTGTGCTGCGCGTTGCGCAAGGTCAAGCCGCTCGCCGACACGCTCGCCGAGTACGACGCGTGGGCCACCGGGCTGCGCCGCGCCGAGACGCACAACCGCGTGATCGCCCCGGTCGTCGGCTGGGACGCGCGCAAGGGCAAGGTCAAGGTCTCCCCGCTGGCCCGCTGGAGCGACGAGCAGGTCGAGCGCTACATCCAGGACAACGGGGTCCTGGTGAACCCGCTCGTCCACGACGGCTACCCCAGCATCGGCTGCTGGCCCTGCACGCGCCGCGTCGCTCCCGGCGACGACCCGCGCAGCGGGCGCTGGGCCGGCACCACCAAGACCGAGTGCGGCATCCATGCCTGA
- a CDS encoding sirohydrochlorin chelatase, with product MAAPALVALAHGSRDPRSAATIKALVAEVKAMRPDLRIETAFLDLSKPSFDTVVDRLVKAGHDEIVVVPLLLTEAFHAKVDVPEAIAAAMARHEGVRIQASRILGMETAFLEVLDVRLREALKAARVRELDALVLAAAGSSDPLANQAVARIARTWGARHRLPVTAAFASAAPPAAGEAVRAFRSAGKRHIAVASFFLAPGRLPDRATELAVEAGAVAVSDPLGAHPAVARAILARYAVGAVELVPV from the coding sequence ATGGCTGCTCCTGCTCTGGTTGCCCTGGCCCACGGAAGCCGGGACCCGCGATCCGCCGCGACGATCAAGGCGCTCGTCGCGGAGGTCAAGGCCATGCGCCCCGACCTCCGCATCGAGACGGCCTTCCTCGACCTGTCGAAGCCGTCCTTCGACACGGTCGTCGACCGGCTCGTCAAGGCTGGCCACGACGAGATCGTCGTGGTGCCGTTGCTGCTCACCGAGGCGTTCCACGCCAAGGTCGACGTCCCCGAGGCGATCGCGGCGGCCATGGCCCGGCACGAGGGCGTACGGATCCAGGCGAGCCGCATCCTCGGCATGGAGACCGCGTTCCTCGAGGTCCTCGACGTCCGGCTGCGCGAGGCGCTCAAGGCGGCGCGGGTCCGCGAGCTCGACGCCCTGGTGCTCGCCGCCGCCGGCTCCTCCGACCCGCTCGCCAACCAGGCCGTCGCCCGGATCGCCCGCACGTGGGGCGCGCGGCACCGGCTCCCGGTCACGGCCGCGTTCGCCTCCGCGGCACCGCCGGCCGCCGGCGAGGCCGTGCGCGCCTTCCGCTCCGCGGGCAAGCGCCACATCGCGGTCGCGTCGTTCTTCCTCGCCCCGGGCCGGCTGCCGGACCGTGCGACGGAGCTCGCCGTCGAGGCCGGCGCCGTCGCCGTCTCCGACCCGCTGGGCGCGCACCCGGCCGTCGCGCGCGCGATCCTCGCCCGCTACGCCGTGGGCGCGGTGGAGCTCGTGCCTGTCTGA